From Channa argus isolate prfri chromosome 18, Channa argus male v1.0, whole genome shotgun sequence, the proteins below share one genomic window:
- the auh gene encoding methylglutaconyl-CoA hydratase, mitochondrial, protein MAALLGRRALLQLCRVQTAEWDSACRPGATLSCSRQYVNSGKVSASLLSRHRTLTRQYSSDYKDDLRVRYLDGDDAGIVVVEINRPKAKNAISKNLVKMMFEAVEDIKKNNKVRSVILCSLVPGVFCAGADLKERAKMHQNEVGPFVSKARALITELGNLPMPTIAAIDGVALGGGLEMALACDIRIAASTAKMGLVETKLAIIPGAGGTQRLPRAIGVSLAKELIFTARVVDGADACRLGLVSHSVEQNKCGDAAYVRALELAREINPQGPIAIRMAKLAINQGIEVDISTGLAIEEACYAQVVPTKDRLEGLAAFKEKRIPHFKGE, encoded by the exons ATGGCGGCCCTGCTGGGACGAAGAGCCCTGCTTCAACTCTGTCGCGTGCAGACAGCAGAATGGGACAGCGCCTGCAGACCGGGAGCGACCTTGAGTTGTTCAAGGCAGTATGTTAACTCCGGAAAGGTCTCGGCTTCTCTCCTGAGCCGTCACAGAACACTGACACGACAGTACAGCTCTGACTACAAGGATGACCTGCGTGTCAGATACCTTGACGGAGACGATGCCG gtattgttgttgttgagatAAATCGACCAAAAGCCAAAAATGCCATAAGCAAAAATCTTGTCAAAATG ATGTTTGAGGCTGTGGAGGATATCAAGAAGAATAACAAAGTGCGCAGTGTCATTTTATGCAGTTTGGTTCCTGGGGTTTTCTGTGCAG gTGCAGATCTGAAGGAGCGAGCCAAGATGCACCAGAATGAAGTTGGACCATTTGTGTCCAAAGCAAGAGCACTCATCACAGAGCTAG gtaaTCTGCCGATGCCAACAATTGCTGCGATTGATGGAGTTGCCTTAGGTGGAGGCTTGGAAATGGCTCTTGCTTGTGACATCAGAATTGCCG CCAGTACTGCGAAAATGGGACTGGTTGAGACTAAACTTGCCATTATACCTGGAGCAG GTGGTACACAACGTCTGCCCAGGGCGATTGGTGTCTCTCTTGCTAAGGAGCTCATCTTTACTGCTCGGGTGGTGGATGGAGCAGATGCATGTCGTCTTGGTCTCGTCAGTCACTCTGTGGAACAGAATAAATGTGGAGACGCAGCATATGTGCGGGCTCTGGAGCTCGCACGGGAGATCAACCCTCAG GGTCCAATTGCAATAAGGATGGCAAAACTGGCGATAAATCAGGGGATAGAG GTTGATATATCTACAGGTCTGGCGATTGAAGAGGCCTGCTATGCCCAG GTGGTACCAACTAAAGATCGCTTGGAGGGTTTGGCTGCGTTCAAGGAGAAGAGGATTCCTCACTTCAAAGGGGAGTGA
- the nfil3 gene encoding LOW QUALITY PROTEIN: nuclear factor interleukin-3-regulated protein (The sequence of the model RefSeq protein was modified relative to this genomic sequence to represent the inferred CDS: inserted 6 bases in 3 codons) — translation MQSIKQEVDSSESYSGDDALVLAVALQGSNRDLLGHTISAIPFKSKTTCRRKREFIPEEKKDTLYWERRRKNNEAAKRSREKRRINDMVLENKLMALGEENASLKAELLSLKLKFGLVSSAAYVQEAQKLSSSNTINVYEEFVPPSVDRGSSSGDLESPHLQNSCISVIKHSPHIPEPCAVSQAGFSLCRSAEVKHEPAENNSYTQERSSPYELYRNYMTSPLSGIRSHPASFLQITRSSSNSPRSSDDGAVSKSSDGEDEQQVPKGLIPSVADPKSVIVSSHKVPDSSSSALPHKLRIKARTIQIKVESIDPEYEFSGKSSSPISVSGEECYQTTQDSSEHTQSTLCPLSVQVTNIQGWAHRPDQWHNSGTETEQEGSNSNRLTPSPIXKKKITFLKSYAHSDDGDLYMKXIVALSAEVPSLKRLTTVQQGSVIXSAKSTTDQGSSAE, via the exons ATGCAATCAATCAAGCAAGAAGTGGACTCCAGTGAGTCCTACAGTGGAGATGATGCCCTGGTCCTGGCTGTTGCTTTACAAGGGTCTAACAGAGACTTGCTAGGCCACACAATCTCTGCAATTCCTTTTAAGTCTAAAACTACCTGTCGCAGAAAAAGGGAGTTTATcccagaggagaagaaagacaCTCTTTACTGGGAGAGGCGTCGCAAAAACAATGAGGCAGCCAAACGATCAAGGGAGAAGCGCCGCATAAATGACATGGTGCTTGAGAACAAGCTGATGGCTCTTGGAGAGGAAAATGCTTCTCTCAAGGCTGAGCTGCTGTCGTTAAAGCTGAAATTTGGCCTTGTGAGCTCGGCAGCATATGTCCAAGAAGCCCAGAAATTATCCAGTTCCAACACTATCAATGTCTACGAGGAGTTTGTTCCACCCAGTGTTGACCGAGGTTCCTCCAGCGGGGATTTGGAGTCTCCTCATCTACAGAACAGCTGCATATCAGTCATCAAGCATTCACCTCACATCCCCGAGCCTTGCGCAGTAAGTCAGGCCGGCTTTAGTCTTTGCAGGAGTGCAGAGGTCAAACATGAACCAGCAGAGAATAACAGCTATACACAGGAGAGGAGTAGTCCCTATGAACTCTATAGAAACTACATGACCAGCCCTTTATCTGGCATCCGGTCTCATCCTGCTTCATTCCTGCAAATCACCAGGTCATCTAGTAACTCTCCAAGAAGCTCAGATGATGGTGCTGTGAGCAAATCATCAGATGGTGAAGACGAGCAGCAGGTCCCCAAAGGGCTGATACCATCTGTAGCCGATCCAAAAAGTGTCATTGTCTCTTCACACAAAGTGCCTGATTCCAGTTCTTCAGCTTTGCCCCATAAACTACGGATCAAAGCCAGAACCATCCAAATAAAAGTGGAGTCCATTGACCCTGAATACGAGTTCTCTGGAAAGTCCTCCTCTCCCATTAGTGTTTCAGGTGAAGAATGCTACCAAACCACACAGGATTCCTCTGAGCACACACAATCCACCTTGTGCCCTTTATCAGTACAGGTCACCAACATTCAAGGATGGGCCCACCGACCTGACCAGTGGCATAACAGCGGCACAGAAACAGAGCAAGAAGGCAGCAACAGTAACCGGCTAACCCCAAGcccaat taaaaaaaaaataacatttctaaaatcctATGCACACTCAGATGATGGGGATTTGTACATGAA CATTGTCGCCCTGTCTGCAGAAGTTCCCTCTTTGAAAAGACTGACCACAGTGCAGCAAGGCTCTGTGAT ATCAGCCAAAAGCACCACTGATCAAGGATCTTCTGCTGAATGA